A genomic window from Dehalococcoidia bacterium includes:
- the rplJ gene encoding 50S ribosomal protein L10, translated as MPTKKKIEQVEELADLFNNSDTIIMAEYKGSSVSDLSSLRKALNDSSAKFKIAKNTLAKLAAEKTEKKLLADEINGPLGFILSNEDPSKLAKTLFDFTEKNEIEFNITKGFIDNQIVDESTLLKLSKLPTKEVLLAKIMGSMNSPLTNLVFVLNGTVQALTTVLQRYVEKAEEPKA; from the coding sequence AAGAACTAGCAGATCTATTTAATAATTCTGACACAATAATAATGGCAGAATATAAAGGAAGTTCTGTTTCAGACTTAAGCTCCTTGAGAAAAGCCTTAAATGATTCTTCTGCAAAATTTAAGATAGCAAAAAATACTCTTGCTAAACTTGCTGCAGAAAAAACTGAAAAAAAATTACTTGCAGATGAAATTAATGGTCCATTAGGATTTATTCTTTCAAATGAAGATCCTTCTAAATTAGCAAAAACACTTTTTGATTTCACTGAAAAAAATGAAATTGAGTTCAACATAACTAAAGGATTTATTGATAATCAAATTGTGGATGAATCGACTTTATTGAAACTTTCAAAATTACCTACAAAAGAAGTACTATTAGCTAAAATTATGGGTAGTATGAATAGTCCTCTTACTAACTTAGTATTTGTTTTGAATGGTACAGTGCAAGCTTTGACAACAGTTTTACAAAGATATGTTGAAAAGGCAGAGGAACCAAAGGCAGA